The Pelodiscus sinensis isolate JC-2024 chromosome 24, ASM4963464v1, whole genome shotgun sequence genomic interval CCCTTCCAGGCCTTGTCGGTGGAGCCCTTCTGGTACCAGGGGGAGCAGCATGTGGCAATCGCCCAGCCTTTTGCAGGGCGCTGCAGCCTGCTGGAGTGGGACCACCTGGACGGGGCTTTCCGGGCCTATGCCTCCATCAATGGTGAGCAAGGGCCCATCCCCCCTGCACCGCACCTCACAACTAAGGATCCCCTACAGCCCTCCTGCGCTCCACCCACAGTGACTTCTATGATTAGTGATTGACAGATGGCTCCACCCCCACCTGCTGCTAGatatccccctgccccccatctgcacccttgtccccagccagcctgtctcCCAAAATCACTCCTCGCACTGCTCTTTGCAGACCATCAACCagctgccccctttctccctgcaGGGCAGATCCCTGCTCCTCTTAACCCAGCTCTGCACCTCAGGGACAGCCTCTCACCCCCTGTCCCAGTGCAGCTTCCCTGAACCCTTCTCCCTTCCATGCTCAGTCAGGCCCCCCCATTTATCTTACTCTCTAACCTCCTTGGGCAGCCCTCTGATCCCTACCCCAGAAGatccccccccaatccctgctcCCCGAAAACCCTCCAAACCCTGCCCGCATTGAACAGTCCCTCTACCCCTCAGGCTCATCGCCCGTGGCCTGCAAGCCCCTGGTAGTGGAGGGAcggctgctggtggtgctggcgcaGCTGGCTGGGGGCTCCCACGTGTGGCGCcgggaggaggacacggggcaCTTTGTGCGGCTGCAAGAGCTGGGCCCACAGCGCATCCGCAAGCCCAATGCACTGGCTAGCTTCCGGGTGGACGGCGACTGGTTCCTGGCCGTGGctgacagctccaaggcaggcgCCACCACGCTATTCCGCTGGGGAGGGCGTGGCTTCTACGCCCACCAGGCCCTGCATGCCTGGCACCGTGATACCCACGTGGAGTTCCTAGAGCTAGCTGGGCGGCCCAGCCTcatcctggccagcagctcccagcgcCCTGTGGTCTACCAGTGGAGCCGGCCTGGCCGTGCCTTCCTGCGCCACACAGACATTCCCGACATGGACGATGTCTATGCTGTCAAGCACTTCCGCCTGCGTGGCGACGTCTACATCTGTCTGACCCGCTTTATCGGGGACTCCAAGGTTAGTGCTTGGCGCGTGTCCAGCCTGACCAGCACCACTGTGTGCCCAGCATGTGCCTGGTCTGCACCTCctgttcccagcatgccctgtgCCCAGTCCATCCCGAGGCCAATATGTGCCCAGCCTGCTCTGGGCCCAGCATGCACCTCCTGATCCTGCCCAGCATGTCCCCAGTGTGCCCTGCACCCAATGTGCACCCCTTGTTCCCAGTTTGCCCAATGTGCACTCCCTGTTCCCAGCATGCCCCATCTGCCTTGCACCCAACATGTGACCTCTGTTCCCAGTGTGCCCAGCAAGCACTACCAGTTCCCAGCATGCCCTACACCCAGCGTGTGCCCTCTGTTCCCAGTGTGCCCAGCATGCCCTTTGCGAGTGCTGGTGCCGGGCatgcaccccactcccagcatACTCTGCTCCCAGTACTCTCCCACCGATCCAAGCATGCTGTACTCCCATCCTGCTCTTTGTTTCTGCCCCCACAGTGCTCCCATCAAGCTCTGCTTTCACTTAGACACTCCCATCATGCTCTTCTCTCAACATCTCTGTTCTTCTCTGCCTCCAGTCTGCCATTACCCAAGAGCCTCTGTGCTTTGCTGGCAGTTCTGGCATAACCCACAATCCTATCTGCTCCTCAGGTGATGCGTTGGGAGGGCTCCATGTTCCGCGATGTCCAGCACATGCCGTCACGTGGCTCCATGGTCTTCCAGCCACTGGGCATTGGGAGCCACCGCTATGCTGTGCTGGGCAATGACTACTCCTTCAGCCAGGTGTATCGCTACGATGCGCGTTCCGGCCTCTTTGTGCACCTCCAGGAGCTGAACACCCAGGCACCGCGCTCCTTCGCCCATCTGGCCATCCACCAGCGGGATTTCGTCTTCGCTGCCAGCTTCAAGGGAGACACGCAGATCTACCGGCACATCACTATTGACCTGAGTGCCTGAGCATCGCGCGAGGGCAAAGGGggctgcagacaagggggatGGAGTACCAGCCATGGCCACTGGGGGTCCAGAAGGGGACATAGCCAAGGGGGACGTAGCACTGGCCATGGCCACTGGGGGCCCAGAAGGGAATGTAGCCAAGGGGGGGCAGAGTACCAGCCATGGCCACTAggggcccagaaccggacacagaCCATAGGACGAGGAGGGCGCAGAGCCAGCAATGGCCACCAGGCGGGACTTTTAATCCTATTTTGACACCCCCCCCTTTAAAATGGCGTTTGGCGCGGTTAAGAACCGTTCCCCAGTACAGCTGTCAAAGTGTATTTAATGGACTCTCTGTTTCACCCCTTTCCAAAGGTTTTGCTTAAGCTCCGGCGCCTGTGGCCCGTTCAGCGCCCTTTCCATTTCACAAGCTTTGTAATCaaacttttcttcatttaaaagacTCCTTAAAAACCACTAATGTCCATGCAGGGCCCGGGCTTCAGACCCAGGAGTCACTTCCCAGGGGCCTCAGGAAACCCCTTTGCTGCCCTTCCCTGCCTTTCACTCTGGAAAGCAATCCTTTCGTTCATGACCCATCACCCATCTCTCCAGTGCCCACACGCTCGGCGTCAGGCTCCTGGCCCGTTTCCAGTGCAGTTAACTGCGTTTACGCTGGAGCCCCTCCTGCCCGTGGCTTGTTCGGTCGCCTCACTCAGCGCCTCTGGGCCCTGCCATTGCTTCCCCTTTTTACAAAACAGGAAGGAGACGGCCTGGGTGCGGCTCAGGGGCCGGCAGGCAAAGGCCGCTTTCTTTACCTTTGCCCTGTTATGGCGCAACTGCATTTCCTGTTGCCTAACGAATCACTCCTTGGCTTGGAAATAAAAGTGAGACCAAGGCCCACACCCAGGGATTCTTAGCTGCTGGCCGCCTCCTGGAGAAGTGGGGAGAGAGCAGGCTAATCggctagcagggctggggaggaggagacgggATGCTGgtctcagggtgggggggaggaaggcgcATGGGGAGGGACTGGTAGGAGGGGACACTGCCGGAGAGTCTGgtgggaggggacaggacagctggggagagaggagtcTAAGGggacactctggggtggggtaacAACACTTGATAGCCCGATGGGCACTGATGGGCTGGTGAATTTTAACTCTGGCCTCCCCTGGTAGTCAATATCCAGCAGTtgcatgcaccccctcccctgcccccctcctgtcccctgggagcagcagggagcctaaGCCAGCTTGCCCACCTTGCACTGAGGGGTGCAAAGGTGGGAGGCAGCTGCTGAAAAATCTGCCTGGAacattcctctgccccccccctcccctccagccagagccctgtaAGTAACACAGCATGGGATGGGGAGGCAGCTAGGCCTCTGGGGTTCTtcctccagctctgggagggagggagtggggggaggggtcagcagtTAGAGCAAGTCAGGGctggagccagaactcctgggttctacccctggcactgggagaggagcaggggaagCTAGGACTACTGGGACTGAGGGATTGAGCAGATGCAATGCTGAGCATCACAGCACAGACCTGGCCAGCACCCTCCTACCCCAGAGTACCCAGAGCCAGCAAGCTGAGGAGGGAGGAGATTAAAGTAGCCCATAGGAAGCACTGAAGAGTGGGgagcagactgcctgggtgctgttGGCTGCTGCCCAAGAACTGTTTGCCCCTTCCCACGGCAGCCTAGTCCCCCAGCATTCTGCTCCCCCCTGTTCAGAGGATGGAGAAATCGCCTTCTCGTGAAGTAGGGGATGCTTGGTGAGACCCCAGAATTTCCATGTGACTTCTGGCCTTTCAGCCCGTCCCATTCACCCCACCCTGCAGGGCTCCCGGCCCTTCCACCCCAAGATAACTGCATAAtagagaaggaaactgaggcatatatGGGCTCCCTATGGTTCCAAAACATTCCCAGTGGCCCAGCGACTCTGCCAGGATTTGGGCTGTGGAGTGGCCCGTGCAAGTCCAGCCATGCTGGCCTGATGCCgcacagtggggtgggggaggacaggacctcttggggtctttgaaccatcgtttcaaggacttcaatatctgagatataggtgagaggattattctaggtgagattctgtggcctgcattgtgcagggggtcagactagatgatcgaaatggtcccttctgaccttaaagtctatggcttttgcggaaaaacttgccagctgtctacattggccgcttgaatttgtgcaagaatactgatgatctaatgtaagtttgtcagtgttcttgcgcaaatactatgctgctcccgttcgggaaaaaaccctcttgcacaaatgtatttgtgcaagagggccagtgtagacagctaaaaactgttttatgcaaaaaagccccgatagtgaaAATAGCGATCAggcctctcttgtgcaaaaccatgtctagattggcacagatgcttttccgcaaaaagtgcttttgaggaaaagtgtccgtgccaatctagacgctcttttccgcaaatgcttttaacagaaaaacttttccgttaaaagcatttgcggaaaatcatgccagtctagacgtagcctgagtctaTGAGGACCTGGCTTCCCCCTTGAATCCCATGGGTACAGCAGGTGGGTGGGCCAGGGGAGAGCAGGGTCCGTGCCCCCACCACAAGCTGGGGAGAAAGGACTTGCATGAGTGCTACCCAGCTATCCACTGAGCACCCAGCTGCCACATCTGcgtggggcaggcctggctcagtGGCTATCTCTGCTGCCAGAGGAGCTACAAGGGCAGGTGAACCCAGCCTGCCCGGGGAACCAGAGCCCCAGGTTTGGGGCAGCCATGGCCCACAGCACCAGGTGAGCTAGCCCAAAGATGCCCGCGCTCTCCTGATGGAACTGCTCCTGGCCAGTGAGACACCGCTGCCAGGAGACAGCAAGGAGAGACCTGGAGACTgggctcccctctgcagcccatcTCCCCTGCGGCATGGGGGCCAGGATTGAAGCCAGGGTGCTCAGAGCCAACGGAAAGCCCTGTGACAGAACTGCCCACTTGACCCAGAGAAAGCCAGTGTGCACGAGGGCCCAGATGGGGGCAGGAGTTGGCACTGAGCAGCTGGGTGGGAGTCTCTCTTGGCCATTGAAAAGACTGCTTGTCCCACCCCAGctagccagtccctgccctggggccagacgGGAGCCAGTACCCCCCATAGGGGACAGGCCTAGGGCTGACACAGAGTTTCAAGGTCAGAAACGTTTTTAATGGAACTTGTGACTGTGCAGAATAGACTCCGGCACTTTCCCAGATGGGCAGTGGCAGCGACGGGGGCAGCCCTGGCCACACCTGGCACCAGCACCATCCTGGCTCAGCAGTTACTAGCGCTGCCTGTGGAGAGATGGGGGGAGAAAGAGACCCACTTACAAAGCAGCCATGGGAGCCGgtgatgggagggagaggggtggaaGAGTCCTAAGAGTCTAACCCACCAGCAGTCATTAGGGGGCCCCGCTAGGGTTGGGATGACAAGCTTAGAGCCTCACCCCAGAGTCCAAAGACATCCCCCCTGCTGGCCAGGAAGTGGGGAAGGGTTGGGTGACTTACCAGGCGCGATGAGGTGGGGGGACTCAGTCGGACGCCGGCTGAGGCGGGAGAGAAGGGGTTATAGGCATGGGGAACATGACTCCCCCTTCCAACGTCATGaccctcctaccccagcctgacCCCCCGCTCTTCCACTATGTGCCCTCCTCActgtcctgcccccttctccccaattCAGAGCACATCTCCAGTGTAAACCCACCCCCCTCCATGCCCTCCAGCACGGTTCCCTACCTGGCTTTGCGGTTAAATTTGCATTTGCATTTTCCACCTAGGAAAAAAAAGTGGGGATTGACGTTGGGGAGGGTTAGACACAaacccagtggcagaggggcagtgacCCCGAGTTGCCACCCCTCCCATACAATCGGGGCCTGTgaacagctccccctcccccatcactgccCCACCAAGCTAGTGACTGGTACTCAGAGCAGACACCTCCAAGCTCTTCAGGTGCTGGGAaggcccccctcctccactctcctgcTGCCAAGACACCCCCTCAGGGAACAGGGACTCCCCAAGTCACCCCATAGACACTGGGACCCCTGTACAGTGCTAACCCCCCCCCAAACCTTCCTAAGGccctgggacaccccccccccatccactccagcccctccccagccctactCACTGAGCACCACTACGATCCCCAGGGTGCAGAGGATGCCAGCAAAGATCAGCCCCCCGACCCGCAGGCGGTGCCAGTCTGGGGGAAGAGGAGCTGTAAGAGCCTGTACCGGGGGACCCCCAAAGCAGCACTATCTGCTGCAGAAGGGCAGCTTAGCTGTGCCCCCTCATACTCCAAGATCCACCCCACACTCCGTTACATCCCCCAAATCCTCCTTCTCTGGACCTCATAACTTCCCCCACATTATGTCCCCCAAATCTTCCTCCCCTCCAAATCCCCCCCATACAGCACCACAGCCTgaatctcccctctcccagcaaaTTCCCCACCCAGCACATCCCCCAAACCCCTCTTTCCCTGACCCCATCAAatccccccacccatccccaacCTTTCTCCCCTTGCCCAATCCATCCCCCAGCAAGCTCCCCATGACCATCCCCTAGAAAAAGCTGCTCGTGACAGGGCACGAGGCTAGCTGGCCAATTCAGCCCTTGACCAGGCCAGCTGAACCAGCAGGGTCCTACCCCAGGTAGATGGCAGGAGCAGCACTTACCATAGAAGAAGTGGTCTGTAGTGTCTGGCAGGAGCAGAAAAGAAAGAGTTAGGGTCAcaggccaggactcctgggttttatcTATGGCTCCGACAGGGAAGTGGGATCTCCATTGGGTTGGGGGTCTGGGTGTCAGGACTCCCCAACGCGCCTACCCTTCCCACACTATCAGGAGTGCAACTCAGGCTGAAGTGCCCTACAGGAATCCCCTCTATtccatcccaccctcctccctggacAGCTTAGGACCATGCTGGCAGCAGGAGAGTGAACTCACCCACAGGGTCTTTAGCCTTCAGGACAGGAAAGGAGGCTGAAAGAGAAAATAGCATTGGACtcacagcagggggtgctgtagagggaggtgggggatctcccgggccagcaggggggctggagggaatcCCCACTTCTCACCTGCCAGGAGCAGCAGAAGGCTGGTGGTGATTGGCTGCATCATGGAACTGAGATCAGGTCCCTGCATAGAGACAGGGCAGTTAGAGCCCAGAGGGGGCCAGCACCAGGCCTCCCAAGTTCCTCCCAGGCCTCATTCAATGTCAAACCAACACCTGGGGGCCCCCCATGTCACATTTCCCAACCCCTCTAGACATCCGGATCCCACTGGAGTCAGATCAGAACTAGTGCCCCACAGATTAAGGCTTTTGCTGTCAATTGAGggggccccttcccccagctccagctgttcccagctggggctgaggcATTTGGCAGATCCAGGGGGCAGGGAATTCCCTGGATTTGGAGTGTCCCTGTGTGCGAAGAGGTGAATGGATCTGCTCTGTTCACTTTGTTAtcttgcatgtgatttctactgtcatgcaggggtggcccgtgagtaTAGGCTGACTCGGCCGTTGCCTAAGGTGCCGTCTTCaatggggcgcccaatgatgatgtcacgccattgatggccatgcaggcgggggcgctgattgcacgttccacctggggcaccagctgccaccgCCAGCCTCAGGCTGCCCCTGCTGtcatgtgtgtgcctcagtttctcttgcCCAATACCTAGATGGGAATTTTGGGTGTGACTCTCACTGAgggaggctgcttcagccccagcagggacacaatgGCTGAGGCTTTCTGTAACATGAGCCCAGAAGAGGGGTGCAATCAGGTAACACCTTTTGCCTGAAcactgaagtgggttgtgcccatgaaagctcatgatcccatctacacaattgttggtctttaaggtgctgctagactattccttgttttttaagttttaccttttgcctgggaagctggacaaaggaggtAGGGCTGCTTACAGGACTGGGACCAACCGGTTGCTGGGTGTGAGTTAGTCTCAGCTGCCTCAGGATACCCTCTCCCTAAATTGGcttgtgctggctgcttctggttcctgtgctgacaagtctgtgctatgctgtgtccctgtcaCCTGATAAACCTTCTCTTCTTCCTGCTGGCTGAAAGTCCTGTCTGGCTGCAGGTACgagtgcagggcccagtgactctCACTGTGGCACCCGGGCCAGCCAGCTATGGCAAACAATGGGCCAGGGGTCCTCAGCTGTTcactgcctggagcccagcaACAGCCAGAGCCAGGGATGCTCCCTCAGCCAGCACTGGTCTGCCTGCAGGGGAAGCTATGCAGGACTGTGACCCTGATGGCCACTAtccagccccccactccagctTGCAGGAGGGGTGGGACAGTATGGGCTGCAGTTCATTAGTGCCCATGAGCACTGCCCAGTCCAGCGGGGCTCTCTGGCCAGAACAGCTTTCATTCCCCAAGTGTGCAGTCATTCTCCTTTGGTGCGGTCAGGCACAGAGGCCCTGCCTTGGTCTCAGCTGGCTGAGCCAGGGCCGTAttctccctgagcctgggctcctggggcatTTCATTGCAGGGGAAAGCCCAGTGTTCCCCTCCTTGCTCCCACGTGGGGCATTTGCTTAGTGTCTGGCACACGTGCCTGCCGGGTCTGTTTCCTGGTGCTCCTGTGTAGCAAGGTGCTGCCAGGTGTGCCCCGGCCTGGCCACTGGGACAGGACAAGCCCAAGATGGGACACTCAGCAACCAGTGTCCTGGTGCCCCAAGGCCtagcccagcctggccagcggGAGCATGAAGGGCTGAGAGCCTGGATGACCTGACCAGATGGTTCCAGCAAGGGAGGGTGCCCAGCCACCTGTTTCCCTGGGAGAGAAGACAAAGACAATGGAGGAGATGGTGGGGAAGGGCATGCGAGAGGAGCTGCCAGAGTCCCCAGACGTGAGACAGACCTAGAAATCCGGAGAGCCCAGTTCAGATGCTCAGCAAACTCCACAGTGTTCACTGGCCGAGCCTCACTGCAGGCAGAAGTGGGGGTGTGGCTCCCGCTGGGTGAGGAGGCCCTGGTCTCTAGCACACGGACAGCCTCTGGCAGCCCATGGCAGAAATGGGCAGGCTGAGGGCTCAGAGAGGTGTGGTCCCAAGTTTAGCCCCAAGAAAGTCCCATGCAGGGGTCCTCTGTCACATTGTTGGGGGCTGTGAGTCTGTCACCCATGTCCCTTCCTGCCATCCTGATGATGCAGCCCCTTGTACCCGGAGCACCCAGGAGTGGGGCGAGCCCTCAGCATGGAGCCCCAGATGCCTTGTAGGGCAGAAGGTCAGATGCAGCTCAGACCCAATAGGTTCCAAGGGCTGGAGCCAAAGCAATTGGTCAGATACAGTGTGCAAAGCACGTGGGGTGCTGGGGAGCATAGTCAGCGGtggatcaggactcctgggttctctcccaggccctgggagAGCAGTGGGCTTTAGGGGTTagcgctgggggtgggaagggagacagGCCACCTGGGTTCCATCCTGGCTGTACCCCTGTCTAGCTGTGCATCCCTAGTCAGCAtcttcctgctctgggcagcCTTTGAGCTGATGTCCTCAGGGGAGCAGTGCCAAGCCCCAGCACAGCTGGGGCACATATGCTTGGGTCCATGGGTtgtcagctccagcccagcctgcttAGCACCtatccagggctggccttaccatgaggtgaactggggtggctgcctcaggtgccagactgtggtggGGCATCACTAgcacccagagtgtagaaaattgtgtggTACTGGTGCATATGTATGCTCTccgctctagatgcacagagatggtggtagagtagaacaggaaggaggcagaattgagacctttcaaagttttggcccaagtgagggggcatagggctccccacctcaggtgccaaaatgttgtgggccggccctgaacCTATCCCACATGAAGGGGAATAGGCTACTACTGGTGATGGGACAGGGAGCTGCTACAGCTCCAGAGATGTGTGTATAGGGTGGTCAGGCAGTTCAACATGCCCCCCTGCAACCCAACACCCCTCACTCATCCTGCTACCTTCAGAGCACAGctgcctgcatccccctccttaactctgccccttctctgaaggGGTGCTATAGCAGCTGGCATGTctaaccccagcccctcccctaggCAGTGTTGTGCCAGCCGGGGTCAGGGTCTGTCTCTTTGGGATAGGGTGCAGCAGGGAGGGCCAGGGTTGCTCAGGCGGACCAATACCTGAGCTGGACACTGTGTGGCCAATACCTGAGCTCTGCCCCAGATGGAGAGCACccctgagagtggggctggcacagccagAGCCACTGAACTACCCCAGATGAATCTACCTAGCAGGACatcccaggccagtcagggtggGCCCCACATCAGCAGAACTTGGAGCTAGGAAACAGGCATGGAGAAGGGCCAGGGGCCAgactcccacagagctgcctaaGCTTTAGGGCTGCCCACTGTCTActcacaaacccaaacacccctgccTCACCCCTTCTATGAGGCTCTGCCCCCACTTGCTGGTTTGCCCAGTTTCGCCAGACTAGGGTGGGGCGGGTGGGGGTGAGGTGggatttggggtgtaggaggcggctctgggctgggggtggagctgagggGTTCAGAGGATGGGGGGCTCAgactggagcagggggttggggtacaggaggggggtcAGGCTCTAGACTAGTTCCAGGgcagggccagaaatgaggggttcagagggcaggaggggtttctggctggggtgcaggttctgaggCATGGctggggacgaggggtttggggtgcaggctgggactGAAGCGTttagagggtgggagggggattggggtgcaggaagtcCTTGGTTGCAGGATCCACAGTTACCTCAAGCAGCTTCCAGAAACAACAGTATGGCCCCCAGCTCCTAACTGCAGGCTTGGCCAAGTAGCTCCATGCAGCCCATGGGAGCGgtctggctggtgctgggggtggggacagtatGAGGAGTCTGCCCCAGGCACAGGCGCTGGCGGGTGGACCTGAGGCTGCCCAAGAgccatgcagcccccccccccccccccaaccaggctTTTAACAGCCCAGCCTGTCTCCCCAGACACTCAGGTGGAAACCCAGCACCAGCCCCCTACCTGCCTGGGGAGCGTCCTGCCACAGGTgagttcccctcccccgccaacgCAGCCTCTGGCGCCTCTGGATTTGTCTGGTTCCATCCACCAACTGTCAGCACAAGCTCGGCCTgtgtgggctggggagggggccagtgcaggcagcccctcccttccccggggagaacccagagccctgctcccagccccacacccctcccctcccccgggagaacccagagccctgctcccagccccacacccctcccctccccagggagaacccagagccctgct includes:
- the LOC102450959 gene encoding FXYD domain-containing ion transport regulator 3-like isoform X2, yielding MDSGGCRSERGLYGTSWWMEPDKSRGARGCVGGGGELTCGRTLPRQGPDLSSMMQPITTSLLLLLAASFPVLKAKDPVDTTDHFFYDWHRLRVGGLIFAGILCTLGIVVVLSGKCKCKFNRKARQR
- the LOC102450959 gene encoding FXYD domain-containing ion transport regulator 3-like isoform X3 gives rise to the protein MMQPITTSLLLLLAASFPVLKAKDPVDTTDHFFYDWHRLRVGGLIFAGILCTLGIVVVLSGKCKCKFNRKASRRPTESPHLIAPGSASNC
- the LOC102449524 gene encoding leucine-rich glioma-inactivated protein 1 isoform X1, with the translated sequence MLLGQTMDWGSPWVAVGRGGLCRACAPLLVAVLLLAAGSGERHRAPRRKCPISCSCIQDNALCDRTDGVPRGLPPDITSLSLVRSGFTELREGSFLQTPTLQLLLFTASTLGLIRDDAFVGLLHLEYLFIENNKVGSISKNALRGLKGLVHLSLAHNQLETLPRHLFRGLDALTHVDLRGNPFHCDCRIKWLVEWLDSTNASAELGECQGPTELNGTRLSQLHLQDFDCITTALALFQSLPFQALSVEPFWYQGEQHVAIAQPFAGRCSLLEWDHLDGAFRAYASINGSSPVACKPLVVEGRLLVVLAQLAGGSHVWRREEDTGHFVRLQELGPQRIRKPNALASFRVDGDWFLAVADSSKAGATTLFRWGGRGFYAHQALHAWHRDTHVEFLELAGRPSLILASSSQRPVVYQWSRPGRAFLRHTDIPDMDDVYAVKHFRLRGDVYICLTRFIGDSKVMRWEGSMFRDVQHMPSRGSMVFQPLGIGSHRYAVLGNDYSFSQVYRYDARSGLFVHLQELNTQAPRSFAHLAIHQRDFVFAASFKGDTQIYRHITIDLSA
- the LOC102450959 gene encoding FXYD domain-containing ion transport regulator 3-like isoform X1, which codes for MDSGGCRSERGLYGTSWWMEPDKSRGARGCVGGGGELTCGRTLPRQGPDLSSMMQPITTSLLLLLAASFPVLKAKDPVDTTDHFFYDWHRLRVGGLIFAGILCTLGIVVVLSGKCKCKFNRKASRRPTESPHLIAPGSASNC
- the LOC102449524 gene encoding leucine-rich glioma-inactivated protein 1 isoform X2, whose product is MLLGQTMDWGSPWVAVGRGGLCRACAPLLVAVLLLAAGSGERHRAPRRKCPISCSCIQDNALCDRTDGVPRGLPPDITSLSLVRSGFTELREGSFLQTPTLQLLLFTASTLGLIRDDAFVGLLHLEYLFIENNKVGSISKNALRGLKGLVHLSLAHNQLETLPRHLFRGLDALTHVDLRGNPFHCDCRIKWLVEWLDSTNASAELGECQGPTELNGTRLSQLHLQDFDCITTGSSPVACKPLVVEGRLLVVLAQLAGGSHVWRREEDTGHFVRLQELGPQRIRKPNALASFRVDGDWFLAVADSSKAGATTLFRWGGRGFYAHQALHAWHRDTHVEFLELAGRPSLILASSSQRPVVYQWSRPGRAFLRHTDIPDMDDVYAVKHFRLRGDVYICLTRFIGDSKVMRWEGSMFRDVQHMPSRGSMVFQPLGIGSHRYAVLGNDYSFSQVYRYDARSGLFVHLQELNTQAPRSFAHLAIHQRDFVFAASFKGDTQIYRHITIDLSA